In Melospiza melodia melodia isolate bMelMel2 chromosome W, bMelMel2.pri, whole genome shotgun sequence, a single genomic region encodes these proteins:
- the LOC134431424 gene encoding mitochondrial nicotinamide adenine dinucleotide transporter SLC25A51-like: MDSQDCVPTNSKQDMSHHIKGNAGKHYLCGYCAAFTNIVVTFPIQKVLFRQQLYGLKTKDAVHQLQKDGIRNLYRGILPPLMQKTTTLALMFGLYEDFSSLLHSHTSAPELLTCSMAAVLAGTTEALLTPFERVQTLLQDYKHHDKFTNTYQAFKVLKVYGIREYYRGLVPILLRNGSSNILFFGLRGPIKHCLPEATSYSTHLVNDFICGGLLGALLGSLFFPMNVVKTRMQSQIGGEFQSFSKVFVTIWLERDKKLMHLFRGVHLNYHRSVLSWGIINATYEFLLKLL, encoded by the coding sequence atggaTTCACAAGATTGTGTCCCAACAAATTCAAAGCAAGATATGAGCCATCACATAAAGGGTAACGCTGGTAAACATTATCTTTGTGGCTATTGTGCAGCCTTCACCAATATAGTAGTCACCTTTCCCATTCAGAAGGTCCTCTTTCGACAACAGTTGTATGGCTTGAAAACAAAGGATGCAGTACATCAGCTGCAGAAAGATGGAATTCGAAATCTCTATCGTGGAATCCTTCCTCCATTAATGCAAAAAACAACTACCCTGGCTCTAATGTTTGGCTTGTATGAAGATTTCTCCTCATTGCTCCATAGTCACACAAGTGCACCTGAACTTCTAACTTGCAGCATGGCAGCAGTGCTTGCAGGGACCACAGAAGCCCTTCTTACACCTTTTGAACGAGTCCAGACTTTGCTTCAAGACTACAAACATCATGACAAATTTACAAACACTTACCAGGCTTTTAAGGTACTAAAAGTCTATGGGATTAGAGAATATTATCGGGGTTTGGTGCCTATTCTGCTCCGGAATGGAAGCAGTAATATCCTCTTCTTTGGCCTACGAGGACCTATCAAACATTGTCTGCCTGAAGCAACTTCTTATAGCACTCACTTGGTCAATGACTTTATCTGTGGTGGGCTGTTGGGTGCCTTACTGGGATCCTTATTTTTCCCAATGAATGTTGTAAAAACTCGCATGCAATCTCAAATTGGTGGCGAATTTCAGTCTTTCTCAAAAGTTTTTGTGACAATATGGCTAGAACGTGATAAAAAATTGATGCATCTTTTCAGAGGAGTCCATCTGAATTACCATCGTTCTGTCCTGTCCTGGGGCATAATCAATGCAACATACGAATTCTTGCTAAAGCTATTATGA